Proteins encoded by one window of Methanobacterium sp.:
- a CDS encoding site-specific DNA-methyltransferase codes for MDELPDNSVHLMVTSPPYNVKKEYDDDLTLADYMELLGSVLQETYNKLVTGGRACINIANIGRKPYIPLHAHIIEIMLEIGFFMRGEIIWNKSASAGSSCAWGSWQSASNPVLRDVHEYILIFSKDTFARKGDEKENTISKDEFLEFTKSIWSFPTVSARRIGHPAPFPEELPYRLIQLYTFKNEVVLDPFVGSGSTCLAALKSDRNYIGYDIKEEYVKLSNKRIDDYKHQKTLI; via the coding sequence ATGGATGAACTTCCAGATAACAGCGTCCATTTAATGGTTACATCACCACCTTACAACGTTAAAAAGGAATATGACGATGATTTAACTCTTGCTGACTATATGGAGCTTTTAGGTTCTGTACTACAAGAAACATATAATAAGTTAGTTACTGGTGGAAGGGCATGTATAAATATTGCTAATATTGGTAGAAAGCCTTACATACCTCTTCATGCCCATATAATTGAAATAATGCTTGAAATTGGATTTTTTATGCGTGGTGAAATTATATGGAATAAATCTGCAAGTGCAGGTTCTTCTTGTGCTTGGGGAAGCTGGCAATCTGCTTCAAATCCAGTTTTAAGAGACGTGCATGAATATATTTTAATATTCTCAAAGGATACATTTGCAAGGAAAGGAGATGAAAAGGAAAATACTATAAGTAAAGATGAATTTCTGGAATTTACAAAAAGTATCTGGAGTTTTCCAACGGTATCAGCCAGACGTATAGGTCATCCAGCGCCATTCCCAGAGGAACTACCATACAGGCTTATCCAATTGTATACCTTTAAGAATGAAGTTGTTTTAGACCCTTTTGTTGGTAGTGGTTCAACCTGTTTAGCAGCGTTAAAATCAGATAGGAATTATATTGGCTACGATATTAAAGAGGAATATGTAAAGTTGTCTAATAAAAGAATTGATGATTACAAACATCAAAAAACATTGATTTAG
- a CDS encoding oligosaccharide flippase family protein: MDQYRLFLQRMGLIGVSNFLVTITPIILLPILTQNLSIADYGVWVQFQITITLIPSIAILGLPYTMVRFMAASKSIEEIQESFYSFLFSVMIAGLIAALVLFILAEPISNALFNGNLAVGIILPVTALITALMLLFFDFFRAFNQMTKYAILTTLQAYMIVIFVAILVLGGFGVIGAVTGILITQVLISLIMFIFVLRQIGFKIPKFRNLREYLNFGLPTIPSNASFWILDATDRYVIGLTIGISAVGFYSVGYTISALMALLTSPLYTVLLPILSQYYAERKIRETRFLLNYSIKLYLVIAVPTVVGLSVLAKPLLYILSTPALADIGYIITPILAVGGLVFGLYCIITQIIVMERRTKITGYIWIVSTLLNIILDITFGYLFGIIGIAITTLIIYLAAFLVTSYYSFMYIRCNFYFGFLTKVIIAAAVMAVFLYIIYPFGALNIIVTGSVSLGLYILVLWLLKGIRTGEIKFFIGIIKESLLNVYMSLRGLA; encoded by the coding sequence TTGGATCAGTACAGGCTGTTTTTACAGAGAATGGGATTAATAGGAGTGTCTAACTTTCTGGTGACCATAACACCCATCATACTTCTTCCAATTTTAACACAAAACCTTTCTATTGCAGATTATGGGGTTTGGGTTCAGTTTCAAATTACCATCACACTGATTCCTTCCATTGCAATACTGGGATTACCTTATACCATGGTTAGATTTATGGCAGCGTCGAAAAGCATTGAAGAAATACAGGAATCTTTTTATTCATTTCTGTTTTCAGTGATGATTGCAGGTTTAATAGCAGCACTGGTGCTATTTATTCTTGCAGAACCTATTTCTAATGCATTATTTAATGGGAATTTAGCAGTAGGAATTATTTTACCTGTAACTGCACTAATAACTGCATTAATGCTTCTTTTCTTTGACTTTTTCAGGGCATTTAACCAGATGACAAAATATGCAATTTTAACTACTTTGCAGGCATATATGATTGTTATTTTTGTTGCAATTCTTGTTCTTGGAGGTTTTGGTGTAATAGGTGCAGTTACAGGGATTTTAATTACTCAGGTGTTAATTTCTCTGATAATGTTTATATTTGTATTGAGGCAGATTGGGTTTAAAATTCCAAAATTTAGAAACTTAAGGGAATATCTAAATTTTGGACTGCCAACTATCCCAAGTAATGCTTCATTCTGGATTTTAGATGCTACAGATCGTTATGTAATTGGATTAACCATTGGAATAAGTGCAGTTGGTTTTTATTCTGTAGGTTACACAATCAGTGCTTTAATGGCTCTTCTTACATCTCCATTATATACTGTGTTATTACCCATCCTATCTCAGTATTACGCTGAAAGAAAAATAAGAGAAACAAGATTCCTTTTAAACTATTCTATAAAGCTTTATCTGGTTATAGCTGTGCCAACGGTGGTTGGATTATCTGTCCTTGCAAAACCATTGCTTTATATTCTGTCCACCCCAGCTTTAGCGGATATAGGGTATATAATAACTCCCATTCTTGCTGTAGGAGGGTTAGTATTTGGCCTTTACTGTATTATAACACAAATAATAGTTATGGAGAGAAGAACAAAGATTACTGGTTATATCTGGATAGTTTCAACACTACTAAATATTATTCTGGACATAACCTTCGGATATCTTTTTGGAATTATTGGAATTGCAATTACAACCCTGATTATCTATCTGGCAGCATTTTTAGTTACTTCTTACTATTCTTTCATGTATATAAGATGTAATTTCTATTTTGGATTCTTAACTAAAGTTATAATTGCAGCAGCAGTAATGGCAGTATTTCTCTACATTATATATCCATTTGGGGCTTTAAATATCATTGTGACAGGGTCAGTCTCGCTTGGTTTATATATTTTAGTTTTATGGCTTCTTAAAGGAATTAGAACCGGGGAAATCAAATTTTTCATCGGGATCATAAAAGAATCATTGTTAAATGTTTATATGTCACTTAGAGGTCTGGCATGA
- the albA gene encoding DNA-binding protein Alba, whose translation MSQDNVVYIGNKPVMNYVLAVVTQMNGGTSEVILKARGRAISRAVDVAEIVRNRFIPEAELGSIDISTEEVSSMEGSNSNVSAIEIQLNK comes from the coding sequence ATGTCACAGGATAATGTTGTATACATTGGAAATAAACCAGTAATGAACTATGTATTAGCTGTCGTAACCCAGATGAATGGTGGAACATCTGAAGTAATTTTAAAGGCACGTGGAAGGGCCATTAGTAGGGCTGTTGACGTTGCCGAGATAGTCAGAAATAGATTCATTCCAGAAGCAGAACTTGGATCTATAGATATCAGCACCGAAGAAGTATCCAGCATGGAAGGATCCAATAGTAACGTTTCAGCAATTGAGATACAGCTTAATAAATAG